The following are from one region of the Aquirufa lenticrescens genome:
- a CDS encoding gliding motility protein GldN, whose protein sequence is MKLKYSLWVVICLVSFGAWAQETSVNPNPNSAHPIDEADIQYRAQIWRRMDLNEKINQPFFAENNQISKFLIDGVKAGLLTPYSNDSLNTKLSLEQFLDRLKLKGKLENGGLTAEEIAAGFGGDTKPAAVPASGGGADDGWGGTKKTETSKAEKPVVDDFDKGPVVAGVEYYIPKQLSILEIKEDAIIDRKRSRLYFDIQAITLKIPASQSDAGLEDIVASFRFKDVYKYFKSNPNCIWFNSTNEMQHRNMADAFDLRFFSARIIKKGNAANKDIFDQFGDGKEALKKSQKLEQQLQDKEAEMWEN, encoded by the coding sequence ATGAAGTTGAAATATAGTTTATGGGTAGTGATTTGTCTGGTGTCTTTCGGTGCTTGGGCACAGGAAACGTCGGTTAATCCTAATCCCAATTCGGCACATCCGATTGATGAAGCTGATATTCAATACCGTGCGCAAATTTGGCGTAGAATGGATTTGAATGAGAAGATTAACCAACCTTTCTTTGCAGAGAATAACCAAATCTCTAAGTTCCTTATAGACGGAGTGAAGGCGGGACTATTGACTCCTTATTCGAATGATTCACTCAATACGAAATTAAGTCTTGAGCAGTTTTTGGACCGCTTGAAATTGAAAGGTAAATTAGAGAACGGCGGATTAACGGCCGAGGAAATTGCGGCTGGTTTCGGAGGTGACACTAAGCCTGCTGCGGTACCTGCCTCAGGTGGTGGAGCAGATGATGGCTGGGGTGGTACAAAAAAAACAGAAACCTCTAAGGCGGAAAAGCCAGTGGTAGATGATTTTGATAAAGGCCCAGTAGTGGCTGGAGTTGAATACTACATCCCGAAGCAATTATCAATTTTAGAAATCAAAGAAGATGCGATTATTGATCGCAAGCGTTCCCGTTTGTATTTTGATATTCAGGCGATTACGTTGAAAATTCCGGCATCACAATCTGATGCTGGTTTAGAAGATATTGTGGCTTCTTTCCGCTTTAAAGATGTGTATAAGTACTTTAAGAGTAACCCCAATTGTATTTGGTTTAATTCTACGAATGAAATGCAACATCGTAATATGGCAGATGCTTTTGATTTACGCTTTTTCAGCGCTCGCATTATCAAAAAAGGAAATGCGGCTAATAAAGATATTTTCGATCAATTTGGGGATGGAAAAGAAGCCTTGAAAAAATCACAAAAATTAGAGCAACAGCTACAAGATAAAGAGGCTGAAATGTGGGAGAATTAA
- the recN gene encoding DNA repair protein RecN, with amino-acid sequence MLKHLHIQNYSLIEQLDLHLTGGLTVITGETGAGKSILLGAISLLLGQRADSKSLFDTSKKCIIEGQFSLVNFPNLQSVFEEEEIDFEEPCLIRREINPQGKSRSFVNDTPVTLETLKRIGNELVDIHSQQDTWWMSHPDFTLDMVDAYAQNEALRKKYISAFSAWSSSVSALRILEQESTKGTQELDFIQFQFDELSKAQLKEGEYEALDTAVQKLQNAEQIQEKLAILAQALSVSEVSALHQSRIALQQATALSKWGENFSDWKTRIESIWIELKDLGAEVEGEAEDFVYDPLELEQKQKRLDLLNRLLQKYQASNVSELMSLVESLDVRLSQYSSMDTLLVEARERVEADFKLATSAAADLSSSRSAVLDAISTALVISLQSLGIPNANLAWEMTAKDLAANGSDKIQLLFSANKGLAPKPFKQIASGGEMSRLMLSIKHLLAKKRALPTLILDEIDTGVSGEIAIKMGQMLSQMSQGHQIIAITHLPQIAAAGSKHWFVYKDHAGSKTVSNLRELKEDERVEEIAKMIGGQQGYKDLLDNVRNLIQSHE; translated from the coding sequence ATGTTGAAGCACCTTCATATCCAAAACTACTCGTTGATCGAACAGCTCGACCTGCATTTGACAGGTGGATTGACGGTGATTACCGGGGAAACAGGTGCTGGGAAATCCATCTTATTAGGGGCAATCTCCTTACTATTAGGCCAAAGAGCAGACAGCAAAAGCCTCTTTGATACCTCCAAAAAATGCATCATTGAGGGCCAATTTTCACTCGTGAATTTTCCGAATTTACAATCGGTTTTCGAAGAAGAGGAAATCGATTTCGAAGAGCCCTGCCTCATTCGCAGAGAAATCAACCCACAAGGAAAATCGCGCAGTTTCGTGAATGACACCCCAGTTACCCTCGAAACATTAAAACGAATCGGAAACGAATTAGTGGATATTCACTCCCAACAAGATACGTGGTGGATGTCTCATCCCGATTTTACGCTGGATATGGTGGATGCTTATGCGCAGAACGAAGCCTTAAGAAAAAAGTATATTTCAGCATTTTCCGCCTGGTCATCTAGTGTTTCCGCGCTACGTATATTAGAACAAGAATCCACTAAAGGAACCCAGGAACTAGATTTCATTCAATTTCAATTTGATGAATTAAGCAAAGCCCAGTTAAAAGAGGGCGAGTACGAAGCTTTAGATACAGCGGTACAAAAACTGCAAAACGCCGAACAAATTCAGGAGAAATTGGCCATTTTAGCGCAAGCGCTAAGTGTTTCCGAGGTTTCTGCATTACACCAAAGTCGCATCGCCCTGCAACAAGCCACTGCATTAAGTAAATGGGGTGAAAATTTTTCAGACTGGAAAACACGCATCGAATCGATTTGGATTGAATTAAAAGACTTAGGTGCAGAAGTCGAAGGTGAGGCGGAAGATTTCGTTTACGATCCTTTAGAATTAGAACAAAAACAAAAGCGATTAGACTTATTGAATCGCTTATTGCAAAAATACCAAGCGTCTAACGTTTCAGAATTAATGTCGCTGGTCGAATCGCTTGATGTAAGACTTTCTCAATATTCATCGATGGATACCTTGTTAGTCGAAGCTCGGGAACGAGTAGAAGCCGATTTTAAACTTGCCACTTCTGCAGCTGCGGACTTATCTTCGTCTCGCTCTGCCGTTTTAGATGCGATATCCACGGCTCTTGTCATTTCTTTGCAGTCCTTAGGTATTCCGAATGCGAATTTAGCTTGGGAGATGACGGCCAAAGATTTAGCTGCCAATGGCTCAGATAAAATTCAGCTACTTTTCTCTGCCAACAAAGGTTTAGCCCCTAAACCGTTCAAGCAAATCGCTTCTGGCGGTGAGATGAGTCGCTTGATGCTATCGATTAAGCATTTATTAGCGAAGAAAAGAGCCTTACCTACTTTAATTTTAGATGAGATTGACACGGGTGTTTCCGGAGAAATCGCCATCAAAATGGGCCAAATGCTCAGCCAAATGAGTCAAGGACACCAAATCATCGCCATTACTCACCTTCCGCAAATCGCAGCGGCAGGATCCAAACACTGGTTTGTCTACAAAGATCACGCGGGATCGAAAACTGTTTCTAACCTTCGTGAGTTAAAAGAAGACGAACGCGTAGAAGAAATCGCCAAAATGATCGGTGGACAACAAGGTTATAAAGATTTACTCGATAATGTTCGGAATTTAATCCAATCCCACGAATGA
- a CDS encoding PorP/SprF family type IX secretion system membrane protein: MTRKTSLVNWCFSLPVGIFLLFIATASFAQQSPQFSIFSANSNIVNPAFSGWKTNNYVALQIRDQWSGYTTSNDGSGRLGTTWLSGSFGISPKGGLGVQFYSDKTPSGVSQQLIQFQGSYHLTKGNGLWSFGLSLGLQTKAFDGRAFRVRDPNDPVANLVSGSAVSQTHPDFGLGAVYSTDTWQLGLTADHLTAPRFDFDGGTASMPLDRVFALHGSAEIPLSDYFDLLPYALVRYYSGQIVPEGGARVYYNKLIYAGAAYRNGDAAIGLVGVSILQNKLDIGYSMDITTSNTLNKKPLSHEVFLRFRIPERTIRQKPAPIRTPRFRIL; encoded by the coding sequence ATGACGCGTAAAACAAGCCTAGTTAATTGGTGCTTTTCCCTACCTGTAGGGATATTTTTGCTTTTCATAGCAACCGCCTCATTTGCTCAGCAAAGTCCACAATTCAGCATTTTTTCGGCGAATTCGAATATTGTGAATCCAGCATTTTCCGGTTGGAAGACGAATAATTACGTCGCTCTTCAAATCAGAGATCAATGGTCCGGTTATACTACTTCGAACGATGGGTCAGGAAGATTAGGAACCACGTGGCTTTCAGGTTCATTTGGTATTAGCCCAAAAGGAGGTTTAGGTGTTCAGTTTTATTCAGACAAAACACCATCTGGAGTTTCTCAACAATTGATTCAATTTCAAGGATCCTATCATTTAACGAAGGGCAATGGACTTTGGTCCTTTGGTCTATCGCTTGGATTACAAACCAAAGCCTTTGATGGTCGTGCCTTCCGAGTGCGAGATCCGAATGACCCCGTGGCTAATTTAGTTTCTGGATCCGCCGTTAGCCAAACCCATCCTGATTTTGGTCTGGGTGCCGTTTATTCTACCGATACTTGGCAGCTTGGACTCACAGCAGATCACTTAACGGCCCCTCGTTTTGATTTTGATGGAGGCACAGCATCTATGCCATTGGACCGTGTTTTTGCCTTACATGGTAGCGCGGAAATTCCTCTGAGTGATTACTTTGATTTATTGCCTTATGCACTCGTTCGCTATTATTCAGGCCAAATAGTGCCCGAAGGAGGCGCCAGAGTTTACTACAATAAACTAATTTATGCTGGAGCGGCCTATCGAAATGGGGATGCTGCGATCGGTTTAGTGGGTGTGTCGATTCTTCAAAATAAGTTAGATATCGGTTATTCTATGGATATTACTACTTCTAACACATTGAATAAGAAGCCCTTGTCTCACGAAGTATTTTTAAGGTTTAGAATACCCGAAAGAACCATTCGGCAGAAGCCTGCACCTATTCGAACACCTAGGTTTAGGATTTTATAG
- a CDS encoding uroporphyrinogen-III synthase: MSKTATEETSRLKKVKSILVTQSAPADAKSPYFEIEKKYNVKVDFRPFIEVQGIAFKDFRKQKIEILQHTAIIFTSRHAIDHFFRMCKEAKIEVPTDMKYFCITEQTANYLQKYIVIRKRKVFTGTKTALDLLEIIKKHKTEKFLFPCSNKRQKDLPDYMGTNDFQLTEAVMYETVSADLSDLEEVFYDVIAFFSPSGITSLFHNFPDFKQNNTRLAAFGPTTAQAVVDAGLIVDIQAPMPNAPSMTGALEHYIKQVNK, translated from the coding sequence ATGAGTAAAACTGCAACCGAAGAAACGAGTCGTTTAAAGAAAGTAAAGAGTATTTTAGTGACACAATCTGCGCCTGCAGATGCTAAATCACCCTACTTTGAGATCGAAAAAAAGTACAATGTGAAGGTTGATTTTAGACCTTTCATCGAAGTACAAGGTATTGCTTTTAAGGATTTTAGAAAGCAAAAGATCGAAATCCTTCAACACACAGCTATTATTTTCACGAGTCGTCACGCGATTGACCACTTCTTCCGTATGTGTAAGGAGGCGAAAATCGAGGTGCCTACGGATATGAAATACTTCTGTATCACAGAGCAAACGGCGAATTACCTACAAAAATATATCGTTATCCGTAAACGTAAAGTATTTACCGGAACGAAGACAGCCTTAGATCTATTGGAAATCATTAAGAAACATAAGACCGAGAAATTCTTGTTCCCTTGTTCAAATAAGCGCCAAAAAGACCTTCCAGACTACATGGGTACAAATGACTTCCAATTAACGGAAGCGGTGATGTATGAAACTGTATCAGCAGACTTATCTGATTTAGAAGAAGTTTTCTACGATGTGATCGCTTTCTTTAGCCCATCAGGAATCACTTCCCTTTTCCATAACTTCCCAGACTTCAAGCAAAACAATACTCGTTTAGCTGCTTTTGGTCCTACTACAGCACAAGCTGTAGTCGATGCGGGGTTGATTGTTGACATTCAGGCGCCTATGCCTAATGCGCCTTCGATGACCGGTGCCCTCGAGCATTACATCAAGCAAGTAAATAAATAA
- the sucD gene encoding succinate--CoA ligase subunit alpha: MSVLVNKNSKIIVQGFTGTEGSFHAEQMIAYGTQVVGGVTPGKGGAKHLDRPIFNTVADAVASTGADTSIIFVPPAFAADAIMEAADAGIKVIICITEGIPTKDMIVAKEYISNFETRLIGPNCPGVMTADECKVGIMPGFIFQKGRVGIVSKSGTLTYEAVDQLTKAGLGQTTAIGIGGDPIIGTTTKEAVELLMNDPETEGIVMIGEIGGGMEAEAARWIKADGNRKPVVGFIAGQTAPKGRRMGHAGAIIGGADDTAEAKMKIMQECGIHVVYSPADIGETMIKALAAK, translated from the coding sequence ATGAGTGTTTTAGTAAATAAGAATTCAAAAATTATTGTTCAAGGTTTCACCGGAACTGAAGGATCTTTCCACGCGGAGCAAATGATCGCTTACGGAACCCAAGTGGTAGGTGGTGTTACACCCGGAAAAGGTGGCGCTAAGCACTTAGATCGCCCTATTTTTAATACAGTAGCAGATGCAGTTGCTTCTACAGGAGCTGATACATCAATCATTTTCGTTCCACCAGCATTTGCTGCGGATGCGATTATGGAAGCTGCGGATGCAGGAATTAAAGTCATTATTTGTATCACGGAGGGTATCCCTACGAAAGATATGATCGTGGCGAAAGAATATATCTCGAACTTCGAGACTCGTTTGATCGGACCTAACTGCCCAGGCGTTATGACTGCTGACGAATGTAAAGTAGGTATCATGCCAGGCTTTATCTTCCAAAAAGGTCGTGTAGGTATCGTTTCTAAATCAGGAACGTTAACGTACGAAGCAGTAGATCAGTTAACAAAAGCAGGTTTAGGCCAAACAACGGCGATCGGTATCGGTGGTGACCCTATCATCGGGACAACAACGAAAGAAGCGGTTGAATTATTAATGAACGACCCAGAAACAGAAGGTATCGTGATGATCGGTGAGATCGGTGGCGGTATGGAAGCGGAAGCGGCTCGTTGGATTAAAGCAGATGGTAACCGCAAGCCAGTGGTTGGTTTCATTGCTGGCCAAACAGCTCCGAAAGGACGTCGTATGGGTCACGCAGGTGCAATCATTGGTGGTGCTGATGACACAGCAGAAGCGAAGATGAAGATCATGCAAGAGTGTGGAATCCACGTGGTTTACTCTCCAGCGGATATTGGCGAGACGATGATCAAAGCATTAGCTGCGAAATAA
- a CDS encoding SCO family protein: MRHKNIVLSIALAVVVFSCSQEKKLPFMGPKKVNAKGDTVYHQIPAFQFLNQDSVFVTEKDVEGKVYVADFFFTTCPTICPKMKTQMLRIYERYKERDEVRIISHSIDPDFDNTSVLKDYATRLKVQAPKWNLLTGDKAAIYKLGQKSYMVSAQEDPNEAGGFVHSGAFILVDKNRHVRGIYDGTVETEVNHLLEDMEVLLKEQ; encoded by the coding sequence ATGCGGCACAAAAATATCGTCCTTAGTATTGCTTTAGCTGTTGTGGTTTTCTCCTGTTCACAAGAGAAAAAATTGCCTTTTATGGGCCCTAAAAAGGTAAATGCAAAAGGCGACACGGTATATCACCAAATACCTGCTTTTCAGTTTTTAAACCAAGATTCTGTTTTTGTTACAGAGAAAGACGTGGAAGGCAAAGTATATGTGGCCGATTTTTTCTTCACCACTTGCCCCACCATTTGCCCTAAAATGAAAACGCAAATGTTGCGCATTTATGAGCGTTATAAAGAACGTGACGAGGTACGAATCATTTCACACAGCATAGATCCGGATTTTGATAACACCTCCGTTCTCAAAGATTATGCGACGCGATTAAAAGTGCAAGCCCCTAAATGGAATTTGTTGACGGGAGATAAGGCTGCAATTTATAAATTAGGCCAAAAAAGCTACATGGTATCTGCGCAAGAAGACCCAAACGAGGCTGGTGGATTTGTCCACAGCGGTGCTTTTATATTAGTTGATAAAAACAGACACGTCCGAGGTATTTATGATGGGACCGTGGAAACGGAGGTTAATCATTTGTTGGAGGATATGGAAGTGCTTTTAAAAGAGCAGTAA
- the porL gene encoding type IX secretion system motor protein PorL/GldL, whose translation MEKSINVIASFGAAIVIVGALFKILHWSGANEMLMVGMFTEAAIFILFGVLYLKSKEEKHYDWEKVYPELMGEAPRPAAARHTGDVPGLDAEAVAHLTKSLKSLTDTANSLSEISKATGATQDFVKSLNSSAESLGGLNKSVSEASQSLATISASSSEAAKYTQNYAKAGESLEKLNAVYEAEIQEASKHMKAINGFYGNVNASVEHIAATQKDAELFKAELAKLNANIQSLNQVYGSMLTAMKG comes from the coding sequence ATGGAAAAGTCGATTAATGTAATTGCCAGTTTTGGTGCCGCTATCGTAATTGTAGGAGCGCTATTTAAGATTTTACACTGGTCCGGTGCGAATGAGATGTTAATGGTGGGGATGTTTACGGAGGCCGCTATCTTTATTTTGTTTGGCGTTCTTTATTTGAAATCGAAAGAGGAAAAACACTATGACTGGGAAAAGGTGTATCCAGAATTAATGGGAGAAGCTCCACGTCCTGCTGCGGCGCGTCACACGGGTGATGTTCCAGGCTTAGATGCAGAGGCGGTGGCTCATTTGACGAAAAGCTTGAAGTCATTAACGGATACAGCGAACAGCTTGTCTGAGATTTCTAAGGCAACTGGTGCGACTCAAGATTTTGTTAAATCATTGAACTCTTCTGCAGAATCATTAGGTGGCTTGAACAAGTCAGTTTCTGAGGCTTCTCAATCGTTAGCTACTATTTCAGCTTCTTCATCTGAAGCAGCTAAATACACGCAAAATTATGCGAAGGCTGGAGAATCTTTGGAAAAATTAAACGCCGTATACGAAGCGGAAATCCAAGAAGCGAGCAAGCACATGAAAGCAATCAACGGATTCTACGGTAATGTGAATGCGAGCGTTGAGCATATTGCAGCGACTCAAAAAGATGCAGAATTATTCAAGGCAGAATTAGCGAAATTAAACGCGAACATTCAATCCTTGAACCAAGTATATGGTAGTATGTTAACAGCTATGAAAGGCTAA
- the porM gene encoding type IX secretion system motor protein PorM/GldM, with amino-acid sequence MASLKETPRQKMIGMMYLVLTALLALQVSDALLQKFALLNSSLEMANQSSLNKSKGMVQGIEERIKDLPNPAAYADVLKKANEVRRITDALVGHIENIKGKVLEAAGGIDPETGNIKNPKEEEKIYEIMVGGTKQGEAYKLVPMFDKYLKDLTLAADPGTKFPSLALSAKEDPIASKDANQANKDFAELNFEHTPVAAALATLSQKQSEIRRYESEVLNQLAGKVGAKEIKFDKVFAQVSANANTVVAGMEYQAEVFIAATSSGFTPRMSYNGSPLQVVDGRGQIKFKTSGGGYDANGLAKKTYTASVSYMSPAGPKTESITKEYFVLKPTYNIETGTLPALYLGCANRLSVASAGLGALWNPSFTAEGGEAIAGSNKGKVTIVPTAATVTLNVNNAGTLLGKETFRVRRVPRPEIKIVGSSGAELNDKSGENSASLRFVNAKAIADESFAATNPEDANYRVSEIEVALARGTKRVASITLPGGGSISSLAGQAQAGDRYRIEVKGVQRKNFKGTVETIPFSFVKVIPLN; translated from the coding sequence ATGGCAAGTTTAAAAGAGACCCCCCGGCAGAAAATGATCGGGATGATGTATTTGGTATTAACTGCCTTGCTCGCTTTGCAAGTTAGTGATGCCTTATTACAGAAATTTGCCCTTTTGAATAGTAGTTTGGAAATGGCAAATCAATCATCCCTGAACAAAAGTAAAGGTATGGTGCAAGGAATTGAGGAGCGAATTAAAGATCTCCCTAATCCTGCGGCCTATGCGGATGTATTGAAAAAAGCAAATGAAGTGCGTCGTATTACTGATGCTCTAGTAGGTCATATTGAGAATATCAAAGGCAAAGTATTAGAAGCAGCGGGTGGTATTGATCCAGAAACTGGTAATATCAAGAATCCGAAAGAGGAGGAAAAGATTTATGAAATCATGGTGGGAGGAACAAAACAAGGAGAGGCGTATAAGCTTGTTCCGATGTTTGACAAATACCTGAAGGATTTAACGCTTGCAGCTGATCCAGGGACTAAATTCCCCTCCTTAGCTTTATCTGCTAAAGAAGATCCGATCGCCAGCAAAGATGCAAATCAAGCGAATAAGGATTTTGCAGAATTGAATTTTGAGCACACGCCAGTGGCCGCGGCTTTAGCAACCCTATCTCAAAAACAGTCAGAAATTCGTCGTTACGAATCAGAGGTGTTGAATCAATTAGCGGGAAAAGTAGGAGCGAAAGAGATTAAGTTCGACAAGGTTTTTGCCCAAGTATCAGCGAATGCTAATACTGTCGTTGCGGGTATGGAATACCAAGCAGAAGTATTTATTGCAGCTACTTCTAGTGGTTTTACTCCACGCATGAGCTATAATGGTTCACCTTTACAAGTGGTGGATGGACGTGGACAAATCAAATTCAAAACTTCAGGTGGTGGATACGATGCGAATGGTTTAGCGAAAAAGACCTACACGGCGTCAGTTTCATATATGAGCCCTGCGGGTCCTAAGACGGAATCGATTACGAAAGAATATTTTGTCTTGAAACCTACGTATAATATCGAAACGGGAACGTTGCCAGCGCTATATTTAGGCTGTGCTAACCGTTTGAGCGTGGCGAGTGCTGGTTTAGGTGCGCTTTGGAACCCAAGCTTTACAGCGGAAGGTGGAGAGGCGATTGCTGGTTCTAATAAGGGGAAAGTGACGATTGTTCCTACTGCAGCCACTGTAACATTGAACGTAAACAATGCAGGGACTTTATTAGGTAAGGAGACATTTAGAGTTCGTCGTGTACCAAGACCTGAAATTAAGATCGTTGGTTCCTCTGGTGCAGAATTGAATGATAAAAGTGGTGAGAATTCTGCAAGTTTACGTTTTGTGAATGCTAAAGCGATTGCAGATGAGTCATTTGCTGCCACGAATCCGGAGGATGCAAATTACCGTGTCTCTGAAATCGAGGTAGCCTTAGCACGTGGAACGAAACGTGTAGCATCGATTACTTTGCCAGGTGGAGGATCGATTTCTTCGTTAGCTGGTCAAGCGCAAGCAGGAGATCGCTACCGTATTGAAGTGAAAGGGGTACAACGTAAGAATTTCAAAGGAACGGTAGAGACGATACCTTTTTCATTCGTCAAAGTGATTCCATTGAATTAA
- the porK gene encoding T9SS ring complex lipoprotein PorK/GldK — MNFHNLNKKVVWLLSLVVLTSVLASCGSKSNTGGKTLSSSKSTSKSSKSKGLKGLFFKPATEDPGVFNGEIVAVNRKGWSQPTPFGMVLVPSGSYLMGQGDEDPSRSAINFPRRVTVSAFFMDDTEITNYEYRQFVESLLRDSLSVLGETKIMSDYYPDTTRWAEDLKMPGYQTRDFTYGDPMTENYFSSPAFDMYPVVGVNWSAAKYFCDWRSKLMNSYRRTQGLANLPRFTLPTESEWEWAARGGRASAKYPWGNPYLSNAKGCLLANFKPHRGNYDADGYEYTAPANAYSPNDYGLYNMAGNVAEWCEDAFEENASAVTWDLNSINRDANNPRKVVRGGSWKDIGYYLETGTRTFEFEKNKRSYVGFRCVMRYLGRPASR, encoded by the coding sequence ATGAATTTTCATAATCTGAATAAGAAAGTAGTCTGGCTTTTGTCCCTGGTTGTCCTAACCAGCGTGTTAGCCAGCTGCGGTTCTAAAAGCAATACAGGTGGAAAGACGTTGAGTTCTTCTAAAAGTACGTCTAAGTCATCTAAATCGAAGGGTTTAAAAGGTTTGTTCTTCAAACCTGCTACAGAAGATCCCGGTGTATTTAATGGAGAAATCGTTGCAGTAAACCGCAAAGGGTGGTCTCAGCCTACACCATTTGGTATGGTCCTAGTGCCTTCAGGAAGTTATTTGATGGGTCAAGGGGATGAAGATCCATCTCGTTCTGCTATCAATTTTCCGCGTCGTGTGACTGTTTCAGCCTTTTTTATGGATGATACAGAAATCACGAATTATGAATACCGTCAATTTGTGGAATCTCTGTTGCGTGATTCATTATCCGTTTTAGGAGAGACTAAAATCATGTCGGATTACTACCCTGATACAACGCGTTGGGCTGAAGATTTGAAAATGCCAGGTTATCAGACGCGTGATTTTACCTATGGTGATCCAATGACGGAGAACTATTTTTCTAGCCCTGCTTTTGATATGTACCCAGTGGTGGGCGTTAATTGGTCTGCTGCGAAGTATTTCTGTGATTGGCGTTCTAAATTGATGAATAGCTACCGTAGAACACAAGGTTTAGCTAATCTTCCTCGTTTCACCTTACCTACGGAATCAGAGTGGGAGTGGGCGGCTCGCGGTGGACGTGCTTCAGCGAAATACCCTTGGGGTAATCCGTATTTATCGAATGCAAAAGGCTGTTTGTTAGCGAATTTCAAACCTCACCGCGGAAATTATGATGCGGATGGATACGAATATACGGCTCCAGCGAATGCCTACAGTCCCAATGATTATGGCTTGTACAATATGGCCGGTAATGTAGCGGAGTGGTGCGAAGATGCATTTGAAGAAAATGCTTCTGCTGTGACTTGGGATTTGAACTCCATAAACCGGGATGCGAATAATCCACGTAAAGTGGTTCGAGGTGGTTCTTGGAAGGACATTGGTTACTATTTAGAAACGGGTACACGTACCTTTGAATTTGAGAAAAACAAAAGATCCTATGTAGGGTTCAGATGTGTGATGCGTTACTTAGGCCGTCCAGCATCTAGATAA